Below is a window of Armatimonadota bacterium DNA.
CCGCTGAAACAGACATCTATCAATTCCGTGCATGAGAAGAACGTGCGGCACGGGCATATATCGACGCTTCATATCTGGCCCGCTAGGCGGCCGCTGGCGGCGTGTAGGGCGGCGCTTATCGCCACGCTTCTGCCGGACCCCGGAACCGAGGAAGAACGCAAGAAGCTCTGCGAGCGTATCGGCGGCAAGGTCGTCAAGGTCATCAAACAGAAGAAACTTCCTAGCGGCCGAATTGAGAATGTCGAGACCGAGGAGACCGTCGGCGGCATACTGCATTGGGG
It encodes the following:
- a CDS encoding DUF1156 domain-containing protein, with translation MTDNPRLIESAFPLKQTSINSVHEKNVRHGHISTLHIWPARRPLAACRAALIATLLPDPGTEEERKKLCERIGGKVVKVIKQKKLPSGRIENVETEETVGGILHWG